A genomic segment from Candidatus Brocadia sinica JPN1 encodes:
- a CDS encoding YbcC family protein: protein MTKTHDSSFDEHAVIHELKHYLPVQNPLKDFIHHNTLHAFQNLKFHNGLSRASEIFGYSVSFSIDEFRSLYKSGRIREDILEKVIVERKSPALMQEWKENAIFKQYGELPSPRIGSLRANWKRHYKIDLDSLVHPLLFRVLCSYLDQGISIWSFPVRNEGFLTSIREMERLSFTSFFRTDWPRRLLLKSDCKIEALLDILIGNKSLYKQYLFDQQFAHQGWSGMASLVEDIPQTLLDRKKITLQELIIFELLLEIDALDFRFGKNWQPLCKSLTEKPVDLFAEIPERELHAMRQIWQEAFEWSYYDEVLAGLIAKKQEVKKIHYASFQAVFCIDDRECSFRRYVEELDPDSETFGAPGFFSAEFFYQPEGGKFYTKLCPWPVTPKHLIKQVESKSERKKDVHFSKHAHSFFGGALIAHTIGFWSAVRLFFNIFRPTMGPAASYSFRHMDKFSKLTIENIHPGDTENGLQIGYTIEEMANRAEGLLKMIGLVKDFSPIVYILGHGASSVNNPHFAAYDCGACSGKAGSANSRVMCHILNHSGVRKILSTRGIAIPPETQFVGGLHDTTRDEIIFFDEGILSLGNQKRHQINLKTFEKALDLNAKERSRRFVSINTRQKPKTIHKKILRRSVSLFEPRPELNHATNALCVVGRRSLTSHLFLDRRAFFNSFDYRVDPEGKYLLNILNAVAPVCGGINLEYFFSRVDNQKLGAGTKLPHNVMGLFAVANGADGDLRPGLPSQMIEVHDPVRLLVIVEHFPHVVLKTIQTVPATYEWFVNEWVHLVAINPETQELFRFKDGAFFPYKPLRQTIETVSDITPLIEENIDNLPVYVLK from the coding sequence ATGACGAAAACACATGATTCTTCTTTCGATGAACACGCAGTGATCCATGAGCTGAAGCACTATTTACCCGTCCAGAATCCTTTAAAAGACTTTATCCATCACAACACGTTACATGCATTTCAGAATCTGAAATTTCACAACGGCCTCAGCCGCGCCTCAGAAATCTTTGGTTATAGCGTGAGTTTCTCCATTGATGAATTCCGCTCCCTTTACAAATCGGGCCGCATCCGGGAAGATATACTTGAAAAAGTTATTGTCGAGCGAAAGAGTCCTGCCCTTATGCAAGAATGGAAGGAGAATGCGATTTTCAAGCAATACGGCGAACTCCCGTCACCCCGGATAGGTTCCTTGCGCGCCAACTGGAAAAGGCATTATAAGATTGATCTGGATTCGCTGGTGCATCCACTGCTCTTCCGTGTCCTTTGCAGTTATCTGGACCAGGGCATTTCCATATGGAGTTTTCCCGTCCGGAATGAGGGCTTTCTCACCTCAATCAGAGAAATGGAACGACTCAGTTTCACCAGCTTTTTCAGAACAGACTGGCCAAGAAGGCTTTTACTGAAAAGCGACTGTAAAATCGAAGCGTTGCTGGACATCTTGATTGGAAATAAATCTCTCTATAAGCAATACTTGTTTGACCAGCAGTTTGCCCACCAGGGCTGGTCAGGGATGGCTTCCCTGGTGGAGGACATACCACAAACCCTACTGGACCGAAAGAAAATTACCCTCCAGGAACTGATTATATTTGAACTCCTGCTGGAAATAGATGCGCTCGATTTTCGTTTTGGCAAAAACTGGCAGCCGCTCTGCAAAAGTCTTACGGAAAAACCTGTTGACCTATTCGCAGAGATTCCGGAACGGGAGCTGCATGCAATGAGACAGATTTGGCAGGAGGCGTTTGAATGGAGCTATTATGATGAAGTTCTCGCAGGTCTCATTGCAAAAAAACAAGAAGTAAAGAAGATACATTACGCCAGTTTCCAGGCGGTTTTTTGCATTGACGACCGGGAATGTTCGTTCCGTCGTTACGTTGAAGAATTGGATCCCGACAGTGAAACCTTCGGTGCGCCCGGATTCTTTAGTGCGGAGTTTTTCTACCAGCCCGAAGGAGGAAAGTTTTATACGAAGCTGTGCCCCTGGCCTGTGACGCCCAAACATTTAATCAAGCAGGTCGAGAGCAAAAGCGAACGGAAAAAGGATGTGCATTTCTCTAAACATGCCCACTCTTTTTTTGGCGGAGCATTGATCGCCCATACGATCGGGTTCTGGTCGGCAGTTCGTTTATTTTTCAACATTTTCAGGCCAACCATGGGACCTGCTGCGTCATATTCCTTCCGCCATATGGACAAGTTTTCAAAGCTCACCATCGAAAATATCCATCCGGGTGATACGGAAAATGGCCTGCAAATAGGGTACACCATTGAGGAGATGGCAAACCGCGCTGAAGGGCTTCTGAAAATGATTGGACTGGTGAAAGATTTTTCCCCGATTGTGTATATCTTAGGACATGGAGCGAGCAGTGTGAACAATCCCCACTTTGCAGCATATGATTGCGGTGCTTGTTCCGGAAAGGCCGGCTCTGCCAACTCACGCGTTATGTGCCATATCCTTAATCATTCCGGGGTGAGAAAGATTCTGAGCACGCGGGGAATTGCCATTCCGCCTGAGACCCAGTTTGTGGGCGGTCTGCATGATACCACCCGAGATGAAATTATCTTTTTTGATGAAGGCATTCTATCGCTTGGCAACCAGAAAAGACATCAAATCAACCTGAAAACCTTTGAAAAGGCACTGGACCTTAATGCCAAGGAACGATCGAGAAGGTTTGTTTCCATTAATACCAGACAAAAACCAAAAACCATTCATAAAAAAATTCTCCGGCGTTCGGTATCTCTGTTTGAACCGCGCCCGGAGCTAAACCATGCCACGAACGCCCTGTGCGTTGTGGGCAGAAGGTCACTGACCTCGCACCTGTTTTTGGACAGGCGGGCATTTTTTAACTCATTTGATTACCGGGTCGATCCGGAGGGAAAATATCTGCTCAATATTTTAAATGCCGTTGCCCCCGTGTGCGGCGGCATTAACCTTGAATATTTTTTCTCGCGGGTTGATAACCAGAAATTGGGAGCAGGGACAAAACTTCCCCACAATGTCATGGGACTATTTGCCGTCGCCAATGGCGCTGACGGGGATTTGCGGCCGGGGCTTCCCAGCCAGATGATTGAAGTGCATGACCCCGTCCGGCTCCTGGTCATCGTGGAGCATTTTCCCCACGTGGTGCTGAAAACAATCCAAACGGTACCGGCAACCTATGAATGGTTTGTCAATGAGTGGGTACATCTCGTTGCAATCAATCCTGAAACGCAGGAACTTTTCCGTTTTAAGGATGGGGCTTTCTTTCCGTATAAGCCACTCAGGCAAACAATCGAGACGGTTTCGGACATAACGCCGCTGATAGAAGAGAATATTGATAATTTACCAGTCTACGTATTGAAATAG
- a CDS encoding DUF1264 domain-containing protein, protein MRRYSCKTMVNNGAFVVVMAFLTLILTPSKGAMAEKGDHGVENVNKLKYADPVKDIHLYLCAFHIAKNNPKLEIEAHHYCSMRNLNIKGGDIHQCVIYDSKEVPAKLLGIEYIISNETYQTLPEGEKKFWHPHAYEIVSGQLIVPDLADMGDKALEGFLTSWGKTFHTWPDPTTEIPMGEPLLMWSAGADGQISKEMIDKRDKQFGISADALRERRKIYGYQVPNVDVPKSIDEIGRQWTSKGPDKPEKLK, encoded by the coding sequence ATGCGTCGATATTCATGCAAGACGATGGTGAATAATGGAGCTTTCGTTGTGGTAATGGCGTTTCTCACTTTGATACTCACTCCATCAAAAGGCGCCATGGCGGAAAAAGGTGACCATGGTGTGGAAAATGTTAATAAGCTGAAGTATGCTGATCCCGTCAAAGATATTCATCTCTACCTTTGCGCATTTCATATCGCCAAGAACAATCCGAAATTGGAGATAGAGGCACACCATTATTGTTCGATGCGGAATCTCAATATTAAGGGTGGCGACATCCATCAGTGTGTCATCTATGACTCCAAGGAAGTGCCCGCCAAGCTCCTTGGTATTGAGTACATTATCAGCAATGAGACTTATCAAACACTCCCGGAAGGTGAAAAGAAGTTTTGGCATCCACATGCGTATGAGATAGTATCCGGACAGCTCATCGTGCCCGATTTAGCTGACATGGGTGACAAGGCTCTTGAAGGTTTTTTAACGAGTTGGGGGAAGACATTCCATACATGGCCTGATCCAACCACTGAGATCCCAATGGGCGAGCCGCTCCTCATGTGGTCTGCAGGGGCCGATGGACAGATCAGCAAAGAGATGATAGACAAACGCGACAAGCAGTTTGGCATCTCTGCTGACGCTCTCCGTGAACGAAGGAAGATCTATGGCTACCAGGTCCCGAACGTAGATGTGCCGAAGTCAATTGATGAGATTGGCCGGCAATGGACGAGTAAGGGGCCGGATAAGCCGGAGAAATTAAAATAA
- a CDS encoding DUF2309 domain-containing protein → MSDKINHAIEHAKHLMPDQGPLPFFVHHNTIHHFEAYDFFEGVKQAGRAYGAKAFMSEEEFHLAFERGRITANALLKNIREYIERHQLAIQPEMLFDLMTEKPHTRPTPDVRIVQFVKNTAYQRPGYYREAIRTAHNIDIDELMGPIFFKFMASYFDFGLAYWPMPHREKGLWHCFCDIYSKGGFLSTKFLKTLKQIIALVKQYQCSDATSFLIKVLAIPDEHLDDYIFRTLYRYKGWAGTIKALETTVEWVPKHDVKAVFEEAVSIILALELAAIESIREISTFKIPVYEPEPLYDPYFVAAIVNALGIYTSAPFPKEVAQITDENRQEIWQRAYEDTFYNQFLSAYRQCAIIEKPQYRPRNYQVLCCIDDREESFRRHLEQIDQGAETLGAAGHFGLDMRFKAAPEKHYRKMCPHPLVKPSVQIYEKAVKPEDAMPKKLQFYGRVQWAITQASKTLFGSFVHTIFSGLVNLLPYIMDILFPQYSSRLRRYLAAQEPKTQLIYKKETGENKNGWSLEDRIVRATAILKGAGFSDNFSPYVFVLGHGSSSLNNPHEAAHDCGACAGGRGAPNGRLFATICNEPEVRAGLAKNGVNIPDSTRFIGGYHNTCSDDVILFDLPNPIEPRLKKYINAIRRAAALDAKERCRRFDEVKTELSEEAFADYAHGRAMDFTQPRPEYGHCTNAIAIVGPRYLTRNLFLDRRSFLISYNYTVDPAGKSLRNILGAVGPVCSGINLEYYFSFIDNEHYGCGTKLPHNITSLLGVMNGHLSDLQLGLPWQMVEVHEPVRLILLVCCKVEMMETILGETFGYTAQPGHFQCLVKHNWITLAVHDQDQEKIFLWKGGKEGRFEEFEETADVPVYQGDDPRFFLEQEHLLFGHITT, encoded by the coding sequence ATGTCTGACAAGATTAATCACGCAATCGAACACGCAAAGCACCTGATGCCTGATCAAGGCCCGCTTCCATTCTTTGTTCATCACAACACCATTCACCACTTTGAGGCATACGACTTTTTTGAAGGCGTCAAGCAGGCGGGGCGTGCGTATGGCGCCAAGGCCTTTATGTCCGAAGAGGAGTTTCACCTCGCGTTTGAACGGGGGCGCATCACCGCAAATGCCCTTCTCAAGAATATCCGGGAATATATTGAACGTCATCAGCTTGCGATTCAGCCTGAAATGCTGTTTGACCTCATGACGGAGAAGCCTCATACCCGTCCCACGCCGGACGTCCGGATCGTGCAGTTTGTAAAGAATACGGCTTATCAGCGGCCCGGCTATTACCGGGAGGCAATTCGAACTGCCCACAATATAGATATTGACGAATTGATGGGACCTATTTTCTTCAAGTTTATGGCATCCTATTTTGACTTTGGTCTTGCCTACTGGCCCATGCCGCACCGGGAGAAGGGGCTATGGCATTGCTTTTGTGACATTTACTCGAAGGGTGGTTTCTTAAGCACGAAATTTCTCAAAACCTTAAAACAAATCATCGCTTTGGTGAAGCAGTATCAATGCAGTGATGCCACGTCTTTTCTGATTAAAGTGCTGGCTATTCCCGATGAACATCTTGATGATTATATATTCCGTACCCTCTACCGGTACAAGGGATGGGCAGGCACCATAAAAGCGCTGGAAACCACGGTGGAGTGGGTCCCAAAGCATGATGTAAAAGCTGTGTTCGAGGAGGCCGTTTCCATCATTCTCGCGCTGGAGTTAGCCGCCATAGAATCCATACGTGAGATATCAACTTTTAAAATACCCGTCTATGAGCCGGAACCGTTGTATGACCCGTATTTTGTTGCTGCTATCGTGAATGCACTGGGTATTTACACGAGCGCTCCGTTTCCCAAAGAGGTTGCCCAGATCACCGATGAAAATCGCCAGGAGATTTGGCAGCGCGCCTATGAGGATACCTTTTACAACCAGTTCCTTTCCGCATACCGGCAGTGCGCCATTATCGAGAAACCACAGTACAGGCCCAGGAACTATCAGGTCCTCTGCTGCATCGACGACCGTGAAGAATCTTTCCGTCGCCATCTGGAGCAGATAGATCAGGGAGCAGAAACCCTTGGTGCGGCGGGTCATTTTGGCCTTGATATGAGATTTAAGGCGGCGCCGGAGAAGCACTACCGCAAGATGTGTCCTCATCCTTTGGTTAAGCCATCCGTGCAAATTTACGAAAAGGCGGTAAAGCCTGAAGATGCAATGCCCAAAAAACTCCAGTTCTACGGCAGAGTGCAGTGGGCGATTACGCAGGCGTCCAAGACCCTTTTCGGGAGTTTTGTTCACACGATTTTCAGCGGCCTGGTTAATCTCCTTCCCTATATAATGGATATCCTTTTTCCCCAGTACAGCTCCAGGCTGCGACGGTATCTGGCCGCCCAAGAACCCAAAACTCAGTTGATCTACAAAAAGGAAACCGGTGAAAACAAAAACGGGTGGAGCCTGGAAGACCGCATTGTCCGCGCTACGGCTATCCTCAAGGGCGCCGGATTTTCAGATAACTTTTCACCCTATGTATTTGTTCTGGGACATGGATCGAGTAGTCTTAATAACCCTCACGAGGCTGCTCATGATTGTGGGGCATGCGCCGGGGGACGCGGCGCGCCTAACGGACGTCTTTTTGCGACTATCTGCAACGAGCCGGAAGTGCGTGCCGGGCTGGCAAAAAATGGTGTAAACATCCCGGATTCAACAAGGTTCATCGGTGGATATCACAACACCTGCAGCGATGATGTTATCCTGTTCGATCTTCCCAACCCTATTGAGCCGCGCCTGAAAAAGTATATAAATGCCATTCGACGTGCGGCTGCGCTGGATGCAAAGGAGCGGTGCAGGCGCTTTGATGAAGTAAAAACGGAATTGTCAGAAGAGGCATTCGCCGATTATGCCCACGGACGGGCGATGGATTTTACCCAGCCGAGACCCGAGTACGGGCACTGCACCAATGCCATTGCTATCGTAGGTCCGCGGTATCTGACGAGAAACCTTTTCCTGGACAGGCGCTCCTTTTTGATTTCCTATAATTATACGGTTGATCCTGCCGGAAAATCCCTGAGAAACATCCTCGGAGCGGTTGGGCCGGTATGCTCGGGAATTAACCTTGAGTACTATTTTAGCTTCATTGATAACGAACATTACGGCTGCGGCACCAAATTGCCCCATAACATTACCTCACTGTTAGGGGTAATGAACGGACATCTCAGCGACCTGCAGCTGGGGCTGCCCTGGCAGATGGTTGAGGTACATGAGCCTGTCAGACTGATCCTGCTCGTTTGCTGTAAGGTGGAGATGATGGAAACCATCCTTGGAGAGACATTCGGATATACTGCCCAACCCGGACACTTTCAGTGTCTCGTAAAACACAACTGGATTACCCTTGCCGTTCACGATCAGGATCAGGAAAAGATATTCTTGTGGAAGGGCGGAAAAGAAGGCAGGTTCGAAGAGTTTGAAGAAACGGCGGATGTGCCTGTATACCAGGGTGACGATCCGCGGTTTTTCCTTGAACAGGAGCATCTCTTGTTTGGACACATTACTACCTAG
- a CDS encoding proton-conducting transporter membrane subunit: MEETSLVPYLIYYFILSPIAKIFFVNIHYFTSQQKRNEYLIRKLVKWGNVTDYIHVAVALYFLGFREVTVRIESFGFLGWPFIVHWNTITFVFLSFATIIIGVIGHFSLFYLHRDAYYHKFFSLYFIFHLAIKLIVLSSDTVFFFMGWELLGFSSVLLIAFYEHRTNPLKNAMRVLFIYEAGDIFLFALIALLTFLHTDDMARLAVLQERSYAWAMVLLIIACFFKSGIFPWTWLPRAMEGPTPSSAAFYGSLSTHIPIFLLLRFWPSEWSLPAYWPEVWTISHPANAIAAAVGICAFSAFITTHMSRQHADAKNTIAYATMTQLAIIYIEIFFGLRTLALVHVVSHGIYRTFEFLRTPSLLHFYHTMETRLPQMTNTGKHFIRLLPEWLRTWLYALSFKEFGFFLRTFDFIDGFLGLKFLRFDGKTARRFAGIIAVTWVAFSIVMFILDRNLFNLESAAYASGDAVTAFIINWKYVNAKDEILFALAVGFNVLTFCNIRKVGMFFVTLTCSATTVGIEHTLLLLRHLDASNLLYGIAMTALAVAFAGLAFYSVYRFTTGSEGSASYTARLSRSPLANLLLFIAGLSIVGVPGLGIVLAWEYLLHYTSLVAPFMVIKGFFIVKLDTLLVFLFYFSNFLGFPEHKVQVLHHYKLDTLHLRWAQKHT; encoded by the coding sequence GTGGAAGAAACATCTCTGGTTCCCTATCTCATTTATTATTTCATACTGTCCCCGATTGCCAAGATATTTTTTGTAAATATCCACTATTTTACCAGCCAGCAGAAACGCAACGAATATTTAATTCGCAAGCTGGTCAAATGGGGAAACGTCACTGACTATATCCATGTCGCAGTTGCCCTGTATTTCCTTGGATTTCGTGAGGTTACGGTGCGGATCGAATCTTTCGGCTTCCTTGGCTGGCCATTCATTGTGCATTGGAACACCATCACGTTTGTCTTTCTGTCCTTTGCGACGATCATTATTGGAGTCATAGGCCACTTTTCCCTCTTTTACCTGCACCGCGATGCGTATTATCATAAATTCTTTTCCCTCTATTTCATCTTCCATCTGGCCATAAAACTTATCGTTCTCAGTTCAGACACCGTCTTTTTCTTTATGGGTTGGGAATTGCTGGGCTTTTCCTCAGTGCTTCTTATTGCTTTCTATGAACATCGTACCAATCCACTTAAAAATGCTATGCGGGTGCTGTTTATTTACGAGGCTGGCGATATCTTCCTGTTCGCTCTCATAGCGCTCCTTACCTTTTTACACACCGATGACATGGCCCGCCTCGCGGTGCTTCAGGAACGCAGCTACGCATGGGCAATGGTCTTGTTGATTATCGCATGCTTCTTTAAGTCCGGTATTTTTCCCTGGACATGGCTCCCGCGGGCGATGGAGGGCCCCACACCGTCTAGCGCTGCTTTCTACGGTTCATTGTCAACGCATATTCCCATCTTCCTTCTCTTGCGCTTCTGGCCCAGCGAGTGGTCTCTTCCCGCGTATTGGCCTGAAGTATGGACGATCTCGCATCCGGCAAATGCCATTGCCGCTGCTGTTGGCATTTGCGCATTTTCGGCCTTTATTACGACCCACATGAGCAGGCAGCATGCCGACGCAAAGAATACCATTGCATATGCCACCATGACACAGTTAGCCATTATCTACATCGAAATATTCTTTGGATTACGGACACTGGCGCTGGTTCACGTAGTGTCACATGGCATCTATCGCACCTTTGAATTCCTGCGCACCCCGTCATTGTTACATTTTTATCATACTATGGAGACACGGCTACCCCAAATGACCAACACCGGGAAACACTTCATCAGGCTGCTTCCCGAGTGGTTACGAACCTGGCTCTATGCGCTCTCGTTCAAAGAGTTCGGTTTTTTCCTGCGGACATTCGACTTTATTGACGGGTTTCTTGGTTTAAAATTCCTCCGCTTCGACGGGAAAACGGCGAGACGTTTTGCCGGTATCATTGCTGTGACATGGGTAGCCTTTAGTATCGTAATGTTTATTCTCGATAGAAACTTATTTAATCTGGAATCTGCTGCTTATGCCAGTGGAGATGCCGTTACGGCCTTCATTATCAATTGGAAATATGTTAACGCAAAAGATGAGATACTGTTTGCGTTGGCGGTTGGTTTCAACGTGCTAACGTTCTGCAATATTAGAAAAGTGGGGATGTTCTTTGTAACCCTTACATGCTCAGCGACCACGGTTGGAATAGAACACACCCTGCTCCTGTTGAGGCATCTGGACGCATCAAACCTGCTTTACGGAATTGCAATGACGGCCTTAGCTGTTGCCTTTGCGGGGCTTGCCTTCTACTCGGTATACCGTTTTACAACTGGCAGTGAGGGTTCTGCAAGCTACACCGCAAGGCTTTCCCGTTCGCCCCTTGCGAATTTATTGCTGTTTATAGCCGGTCTTTCCATTGTAGGCGTGCCTGGACTAGGCATCGTCCTGGCATGGGAATACCTTCTTCACTATACGTCACTGGTTGCGCCGTTTATGGTGATAAAGGGATTTTTTATCGTTAAATTAGACACTCTGCTGGTCTTCCTCTTTTACTTCAGCAACTTCCTTGGCTTCCCCGAACACAAGGTACAGGTGTTGCATCATTACAAACTCGATACCCTGCACTTGCGCTGGGCACAGAAACACACATAG
- a CDS encoding proton-conducting transporter membrane subunit: MAMFLPYFILIPILGFLISWSIPKKNEKVISWVAFVTVGLHLLTAAGFIIYWLLQHHHYLNLPGWVLYQTSKYSFFLSFYFDNVTATYLIVGDIILFQVAAYSRYYLHREEGYKRFFSTILLFYLGYNITIFSGNLETLFIGWEMLGISSFLLIAFYRDRYLPAKNAVKVVSVYRLGDVGLILAMWLSHHLWHGNVSFLQLLNHELVSAHLQANTLMGLFISLTILMSAVAKSAQLPVTSWLPRAMEGPTPSSAIFYGSLSVHIGVFVLLRTFPFWEHQLAVRIVIGVIGLTTSIIATGIARVQSTIKTQIAYASAAQIGIMFIEVAAGFEEVALVHFAGNAFLRAYQLLVSPSVVSYLIREQFYNFKPREHTFEDSFSRKTAYTIYMLCLKEWNLDNLMYRYMWNPLKWLGKWLDFLTLNRVVYYGIPAYFAGVALVYYRELLWEPFEKSLPYLFCSIALMMVLKSFAERKLARMSWLLVIMHHFWIALAISVNERFYFNEDRLYLSGIVIAGIVGFIILWWLRSHEGSIDMDQFHGHSYRHPKFAFVFLLACLGASGFPISPTFVGEDLIFIHIREDQVVLAIMVSLSYVIDGLSLIRMYARVFLGPHSKSVYEMAYRSS, from the coding sequence ATGGCAATGTTTCTTCCGTATTTTATTCTCATCCCGATACTAGGATTTTTGATAAGCTGGTCAATTCCGAAGAAAAACGAAAAGGTCATTTCCTGGGTAGCTTTTGTCACCGTGGGTTTGCATTTGCTGACGGCTGCCGGATTTATTATATATTGGCTTTTGCAACATCATCATTACCTGAACCTGCCTGGATGGGTGCTCTACCAGACTTCCAAATATTCATTTTTTCTTAGTTTTTATTTTGACAACGTCACAGCTACCTATCTGATCGTAGGCGATATCATCCTCTTCCAGGTAGCTGCTTACAGCCGCTACTACCTGCATCGCGAAGAAGGTTATAAAAGGTTTTTCAGTACGATTCTTTTATTTTACCTGGGGTATAACATCACCATTTTTTCCGGTAATCTGGAAACACTTTTTATCGGGTGGGAAATGCTTGGTATCTCTTCCTTCCTGCTGATCGCCTTCTACCGTGACCGCTATCTGCCTGCAAAAAATGCCGTAAAAGTAGTTTCCGTTTACCGGCTCGGCGACGTGGGGCTAATACTGGCCATGTGGCTGAGCCATCACCTGTGGCACGGAAATGTCTCCTTTTTGCAGTTGCTTAATCATGAATTGGTAAGCGCACATCTTCAAGCAAACACCCTCATGGGCCTGTTTATCTCCTTGACGATATTAATGTCAGCAGTAGCAAAGTCGGCGCAACTTCCGGTTACCTCGTGGTTGCCACGCGCCATGGAAGGGCCCACTCCATCCAGTGCCATTTTTTACGGTAGTCTTTCCGTTCACATAGGGGTTTTTGTGCTATTACGTACATTTCCCTTTTGGGAGCATCAGTTAGCCGTTCGGATTGTTATCGGTGTGATCGGGTTAACGACCAGTATCATTGCCACGGGTATTGCGCGGGTACAGTCAACAATAAAAACCCAGATCGCTTATGCGTCTGCCGCACAAATCGGGATCATGTTTATTGAAGTAGCAGCCGGTTTTGAGGAAGTTGCCCTGGTTCACTTTGCCGGAAATGCCTTCCTGCGGGCGTACCAGCTCCTGGTTTCTCCTTCGGTGGTGAGTTATCTGATACGGGAACAGTTTTACAACTTTAAACCCCGCGAGCACACCTTTGAAGATTCCTTTTCCAGAAAGACTGCATACACCATTTACATGCTCTGCTTGAAAGAATGGAATCTTGACAACCTGATGTACCGCTATATGTGGAACCCATTAAAGTGGTTGGGGAAATGGCTGGATTTCCTTACCTTAAACCGTGTTGTCTATTACGGTATCCCGGCTTATTTTGCAGGTGTAGCCCTTGTTTACTACCGGGAACTGCTTTGGGAACCCTTCGAAAAATCTCTTCCTTACCTGTTTTGTTCCATTGCCCTGATGATGGTATTGAAATCATTCGCCGAAAGAAAACTGGCGCGCATGAGCTGGCTGCTGGTGATCATGCATCACTTTTGGATTGCGCTGGCGATTTCCGTCAATGAACGCTTCTATTTCAACGAGGACCGCCTTTATTTAAGCGGTATTGTCATTGCTGGAATCGTAGGGTTTATCATTCTCTGGTGGCTGCGTTCTCACGAAGGCAGCATTGACATGGATCAGTTTCACGGTCATTCGTACCGCCATCCAAAATTTGCCTTTGTTTTTCTGCTGGCATGTTTGGGGGCATCAGGTTTCCCAATTTCACCGACCTTTGTGGGAGAAGACCTGATCTTTATCCACATTCGTGAAGACCAGGTCGTATTAGCTATCATGGTTTCGCTGAGCTATGTCATTGACGGACTTTCCCTCATCCGGATGTATGCGCGCGTGTTTCTCGGTCCGCATTCAAAATCAGTCTATGAAATGGCATACCGGTCATCGTAA